One Gloeothece verrucosa PCC 7822 DNA window includes the following coding sequences:
- a CDS encoding cobalt-precorrin-8X methylmutase — protein MTQLNHPILEKSFAIIDAEVGEHHLSSQEYAIARRVIHTTADFDYLNLLQFSSNAIASGINALRQRTPIITDVTMIKQGIITLVSKTFQNPIIAAVEQASIADSGKTRTETGLLRTYSQYPQGVYLIGNAPTALLALCDQVAESPIKPALIIGATVGFVSVVESKQALAALDVPQIRVQGRKGGSPVAAAILNALLVLAWDHDQSSR, from the coding sequence ATGACTCAATTAAACCACCCCATTCTAGAAAAAAGCTTTGCCATCATTGATGCTGAAGTTGGGGAACATCATTTAAGTTCCCAAGAATACGCCATCGCCCGCCGAGTTATTCATACCACCGCAGACTTTGACTACCTGAACCTATTACAGTTTAGTTCCAACGCCATCGCAAGCGGCATTAACGCCCTCCGTCAGCGCACCCCCATCATCACCGATGTCACCATGATTAAACAGGGCATTATCACCCTTGTGTCAAAAACCTTTCAAAACCCCATTATCGCCGCAGTAGAACAAGCTTCTATCGCAGATAGCGGCAAAACTCGCACTGAAACCGGACTCCTTCGCACTTACTCACAATACCCCCAAGGAGTTTATCTCATCGGAAATGCCCCCACTGCCCTATTAGCCCTCTGTGATCAGGTCGCCGAGTCCCCCATTAAACCTGCATTAATCATCGGTGCTACAGTAGGATTTGTATCTGTGGTAGAGTCAAAACAGGCATTAGCCGCCTTAGATGTGCCTCAAATACGAGTACAAGGACGCAAAGGCGGTTCCCCTGTCGCCGCCGCTATTCTCAATGCCTTATTAGTCTTAGCATGGGACCATGATCAATCATCAAGATAA
- a CDS encoding M23 family metallopeptidase translates to MGKFNLLRQKFILSRFRCDRFVLLTLVSLLFGLSIGSFKPFPLFAQDVALRSVPGQNPWQYASFPVENFQTYTSGFGYRVSPVTGKQQFHAGLDIAAPLGSYVRSWWSGRVVELSDNTGCGTMIKIQSGLWTHIYCHLMGKVESSPQGTYLIDREGGIIIWLGQEIPVSARIARVGMTGNTTGPHLHWGLMYANQYLDPALVLQEMYKDRAAR, encoded by the coding sequence ATGGGTAAATTCAACTTATTAAGACAGAAATTTATTCTTTCTCGTTTCCGTTGTGATCGCTTTGTTCTGCTCACTTTGGTGAGTCTTTTATTTGGCCTATCTATAGGGAGTTTTAAACCGTTTCCTCTTTTTGCTCAAGATGTGGCGCTTCGGTCGGTTCCAGGTCAAAATCCTTGGCAATATGCCTCTTTTCCGGTAGAAAACTTTCAAACTTATACTTCGGGTTTCGGTTATCGAGTTTCTCCGGTTACCGGCAAACAACAATTTCACGCCGGGTTAGATATAGCCGCACCTTTGGGGAGTTATGTTCGCAGTTGGTGGTCTGGCCGAGTGGTAGAGTTATCGGATAATACGGGTTGTGGAACTATGATTAAAATTCAATCCGGTCTGTGGACTCACATCTATTGTCATCTGATGGGAAAGGTAGAGTCTTCACCCCAAGGGACTTATTTAATTGATCGTGAAGGGGGTATTATTATTTGGCTAGGTCAAGAAATTCCGGTAAGTGCCAGAATTGCCCGAGTGGGGATGACGGGTAATACCACAGGCCCTCATCTTCATTGGGGTTTAATGTATGCTAATCAGTATCTTGATCCGGCTTTGGTGTTGCAAGAAATGTATAAAGATCGAGCCGCAAGGTAG